Proteins encoded within one genomic window of Companilactobacillus sp.:
- a CDS encoding pentapeptide repeat-containing protein — protein sequence MNNKIKLPIIDDEDLQTSSFSELPNADDKFVERIKISDEKLSQKIFEHFIIEKSRLVKCSVTDCKISKLELTDVIVENCDFSNTEIYSPTCYNVQFVNCKFLGTSFDDSYFKNVEFKNCNLNLANMNNSRFEIASFDSSNLSDVNFMENKLKSVYWSQANITEIDFSGTNLSKQNFSEAEFDYINAAPNTLSGAIFNEQQAAVLARELLHIKITY from the coding sequence ATGAATAATAAAATTAAACTACCAATCATAGACGATGAGGACCTGCAGACCTCAAGCTTTTCAGAATTACCCAATGCCGACGACAAATTTGTCGAACGCATCAAAATTTCTGATGAAAAATTAAGTCAGAAAATCTTTGAACATTTCATCATTGAAAAAAGTCGACTAGTAAAATGTTCAGTTACCGACTGCAAAATTTCTAAATTGGAATTGACTGATGTGATCGTCGAAAATTGTGATTTCTCAAATACTGAAATCTACAGTCCAACTTGCTATAATGTCCAATTCGTTAACTGCAAATTTTTGGGAACGTCATTTGACGACAGCTATTTTAAAAATGTCGAATTCAAAAATTGCAACCTCAATCTGGCTAACATGAATAACTCCCGCTTTGAAATTGCCAGTTTTGATTCAAGTAATCTCAGTGACGTCAATTTTATGGAAAATAAGCTAAAAAGCGTCTACTGGTCACAGGCAAACATCACTGAGATCGATTTCTCTGGCACAAATTTATCGAAGCAAAACTTCAGCGAAGCTGAATTTGACTACATCAATGCTGCTCCGAATACTTTATCAGGTGCGATCTTCAACGAACAGCAAGCAGCAGTTTTGGCTAGAGAATTATTACATATCAAAATTACCTACTAA
- a CDS encoding alpha/beta hydrolase, whose translation MKKKLISLLVAVAAVLMIFSVKTSTANAATNTSSNDPVFFVPGAFDNADSWEKMVTILDPNNEHPLTKFYADSNGKVLRQDVRTGNSDQRPFVIVLFPNNAYKEEVIAKDADGLRDAINLYNYKNKFTNADIVAQSNGGTISTTYLEKNTSKAGFPIHFDHLLTIGTPYNFQAGNGADNTAFLNRLILGSGSLPKDLQVTNVIGANGDDDTTDGVVSRDSALSGRKIFEDKVGSFQQLFITGEDASHGNQESSPQYAKIVQDILGI comes from the coding sequence ATGAAGAAAAAATTAATTTCACTCCTTGTTGCAGTCGCAGCCGTCTTAATGATTTTTTCAGTTAAGACTTCCACTGCCAATGCAGCAACTAATACTAGCAGCAATGATCCTGTCTTCTTTGTTCCTGGCGCATTTGACAACGCTGATTCATGGGAGAAGATGGTGACCATCTTGGATCCAAATAACGAGCATCCACTGACAAAATTCTATGCAGATTCTAACGGCAAAGTTTTACGTCAAGATGTCCGGACTGGAAATAGCGACCAAAGACCTTTCGTGATCGTACTTTTCCCTAACAATGCTTACAAGGAAGAAGTAATTGCCAAAGACGCTGATGGATTACGCGATGCTATTAATCTTTACAACTATAAGAACAAATTTACCAACGCCGATATAGTTGCCCAATCAAATGGTGGAACTATTTCAACTACTTATTTAGAAAAGAATACTTCAAAAGCTGGATTTCCAATTCACTTTGACCACTTGCTAACTATTGGAACACCTTACAACTTCCAAGCTGGCAATGGTGCTGACAACACAGCTTTTCTAAATCGTTTGATTTTAGGTAGCGGTTCACTTCCAAAAGACCTTCAAGTAACTAACGTTATTGGAGCAAATGGCGATGACGACACCACCGACGGAGTTGTTTCAAGAGACAGTGCTTTATCAGGACGTAAAATTTTTGAAGATAAAGTTGGTTCTTTCCAACAACTATTCATTACTGGTGAAGATGCATCTCACGGTAACCAAGAGTCAAGTCCACAATATGCTAAGATCGTTCAAGATATCTTAGGAATTTAA
- a CDS encoding ABC transporter substrate-binding protein — translation MTRVIKKLGLIFAALLLVVSSLPLLNAQSVKAADSTDQSDATIKIGTTQSLASLPFYVAQEKQFYQEHNITVELQQFKSAGALNDAIKAGSVNAAVTDLVNFTTIAKNNKSWKVTGTLTGYNGLVANKKDKNIKSLKGKTIALDKKDGSKLYLKNLLKKNNMKLSDVKIKNIAEQGKRTSSLKSKKVDAAVVADPFISNAKKSGAKVLNKQKASNTNGDVIAINNDYASKHVTDVNNLFNSYQDATKNLNKQGLTPSDSLLVQLGATRNAAADMNSLDITFKKARRVTVANFDKAVNYSKAQKLIKSRQQLSEVQLKVDKVTK, via the coding sequence ATGACAAGAGTTATCAAAAAACTCGGTCTTATTTTTGCGGCCCTATTACTAGTAGTAAGTTCATTGCCACTATTAAACGCTCAAAGCGTTAAGGCGGCAGATTCAACGGATCAGTCTGATGCAACAATTAAGATTGGTACTACACAATCACTTGCATCGCTTCCATTTTACGTTGCACAAGAAAAACAATTTTACCAAGAACACAACATCACAGTTGAATTGCAACAATTCAAATCAGCTGGTGCATTAAATGATGCAATCAAAGCTGGATCAGTGAATGCTGCGGTTACAGATTTGGTTAACTTTACAACAATTGCTAAGAACAACAAATCTTGGAAAGTAACTGGTACATTGACTGGTTATAACGGTCTAGTTGCCAACAAGAAAGACAAGAATATTAAGAGCTTAAAGGGTAAGACAATTGCTCTTGATAAAAAAGACGGTTCAAAATTATATTTGAAGAATCTTCTTAAGAAAAATAATATGAAGCTTTCAGATGTTAAGATCAAGAACATCGCTGAACAAGGCAAACGTACAAGCAGTTTGAAATCTAAGAAGGTTGATGCTGCAGTTGTAGCAGATCCATTTATTTCAAATGCCAAGAAGAGCGGTGCTAAAGTACTTAACAAGCAAAAAGCAAGCAATACTAATGGCGACGTTATCGCTATCAACAACGATTACGCAAGCAAGCATGTTACTGATGTAAATAACTTATTTAACTCATATCAAGATGCTACTAAGAACTTGAATAAGCAAGGACTTACACCATCAGATTCATTGCTAGTTCAATTAGGTGCAACTAGAAATGCTGCAGCTGACATGAACTCATTGGATATCACATTCAAGAAGGCAAGAAGAGTAACAGTTGCAAACTTTGATAAAGCAGTTAACTACTCAAAGGCTCAAAAGTTGATCAAATCAAGACAACAATTGAGTGAAGTACAACTCAAGGTTGATAAAGTTACAAAATAA
- a CDS encoding aldo/keto reductase — MTNVPEINFNNGEKIPQEGLGVFLMKDKDQFMKAIKWAIDAGYRHFDTAAFYGNEEWLGQALKESGLKREDFFITSKVWNSDHGYDKTKAAFEKSLKKLDMDYLDLYLIHWPADHYIESWQAMEELYKAGKIKSIGVSNFKEHHLEDLMAHTEVKPVIDQVETHPYFQQKELVKYLHDHEIAHEAWSPMGRGSDGIFEDTVLKNIAAKHHKTIAQVILRWHLQRQTVIIPKSVHEDRIKENIDLYDFELTNEEMDKIATLDTGKRIYRDPDDTQWLQKTANTPLPE; from the coding sequence ATGACAAATGTGCCAGAAATCAACTTTAATAATGGCGAAAAAATTCCTCAAGAGGGTCTGGGAGTCTTTTTGATGAAAGACAAGGACCAATTCATGAAGGCTATCAAATGGGCTATAGATGCTGGATATCGTCATTTTGATACTGCAGCATTCTACGGCAATGAAGAGTGGCTTGGACAAGCTCTCAAAGAGTCAGGCTTAAAGCGTGAGGACTTTTTCATTACATCCAAGGTCTGGAATAGCGACCACGGTTACGACAAGACTAAAGCTGCTTTTGAAAAGAGTTTGAAAAAATTGGATATGGATTACTTAGATCTTTATCTAATTCACTGGCCAGCTGACCACTATATCGAATCATGGCAAGCCATGGAAGAACTTTACAAAGCGGGAAAAATCAAATCCATCGGCGTTTCCAATTTCAAAGAACATCACTTAGAAGACTTAATGGCACATACTGAAGTTAAACCGGTTATTGATCAAGTTGAAACGCATCCATATTTCCAACAAAAAGAATTAGTTAAATACTTGCACGACCATGAGATTGCTCATGAAGCCTGGAGTCCGATGGGTCGGGGTTCTGATGGTATCTTTGAAGATACAGTCTTGAAAAATATTGCTGCTAAGCATCATAAGACTATTGCTCAAGTGATTCTCAGATGGCATCTGCAACGTCAAACGGTTATCATTCCAAAGTCAGTCCACGAAGACCGAATTAAAGAAAATATTGATCTATATGATTTTGAGCTCACCAATGAGGAAATGGACAAAATTGCTACTTTAGACACAGGTAAAAGAATTTATCGAGACCCAGATGATACGCAATGGCTTCAAAAAACTGCAAATACACCACTACCAGAATAA
- a CDS encoding collagen-binding domain-containing protein: MNSRYVKGTKWALSSVATCAAALSFLIVSNSSLADTNDQTNQNTVQTAQVQATTSNEAATDDVVDTDTTSQTEPATENTTNTNALDNENDGQTQTSEQPVATAANAEVPSGGTVYDDYPDVSNNPLGVAAYFHIFANDATLNAHTNGNLAVQNLDGKVNFGTNIHEELLDQEISYIQNITNIASSSFVSSGDTRTNKVVFGENVNIDVSNPNRVNVDGTNIDHLTASETYQDKDGQVYIDFAKEFQNLRDKSTELANMPTSNPTITNSDFDDMNNRVIDVSDYVVNEKNQIILNLDPEVLNSNTPLTIKGLSSSENGPTIIINVDTAGNSNYDVNTPIKIKYDDGSDRNSQETEYFGDNHLLWNFTDSTASNKLNNGTINVNAPFQGSVLAPNSTINVGQNLDGNIIADKVNVNAETHRWDLQDETRDEEENTFEKPDVTLPNVELPTPEEPEPETPGTTDPEEPEPETPGTTDPEEPEPETPGTTDPEEPEPEKPGTTDPDKPGITDPELPEVPGTTDPEEPEPETPGTTDPELPEVPGTTDPEEPEPETPGTTDPETPNVVDPDKPIEGENPGGPMIPADPDPDETESEEEDASLITDPDPEDNTSTKTPDKSATTDNGFVPNVPYENKKGTLPQTGSESSLILTAVGIALAAGLAFVIRRKRA, from the coding sequence TTGAATTCTAGATATGTAAAAGGTACCAAATGGGCACTTTCTAGTGTGGCAACTTGTGCAGCAGCATTATCATTTTTGATAGTTTCAAATTCGTCATTAGCTGACACGAATGATCAAACTAATCAAAATACGGTTCAGACAGCACAAGTACAAGCAACTACCAGTAATGAAGCAGCAACTGATGATGTTGTTGATACTGATACAACTAGTCAAACAGAACCAGCTACAGAAAATACCACGAACACAAACGCATTGGACAACGAAAATGACGGTCAAACTCAGACTTCTGAGCAACCGGTTGCAACCGCAGCTAACGCAGAAGTACCTAGTGGCGGGACAGTTTATGATGACTATCCAGATGTTTCAAACAATCCATTAGGAGTTGCCGCCTATTTCCATATTTTTGCCAATGACGCAACATTGAATGCACATACAAACGGTAACTTGGCTGTTCAAAATTTGGATGGAAAAGTTAACTTTGGTACTAACATTCACGAAGAATTGCTGGATCAAGAAATTTCATATATTCAAAATATTACCAATATCGCTAGCAGTTCATTTGTTTCATCCGGAGACACCAGAACTAATAAAGTTGTCTTTGGTGAAAATGTAAATATTGATGTCAGCAATCCAAACCGAGTAAATGTTGACGGAACTAATATCGATCATTTAACAGCCAGTGAGACCTATCAAGATAAAGATGGTCAAGTATACATTGACTTTGCCAAAGAATTCCAAAATTTGCGTGATAAATCAACCGAATTAGCAAATATGCCTACAAGCAATCCAACAATTACTAATTCTGATTTTGATGACATGAACAATCGTGTGATCGATGTGTCAGATTATGTAGTTAATGAAAAAAATCAAATTATTCTAAACCTTGATCCTGAAGTTCTTAATAGCAATACTCCACTAACTATCAAAGGATTATCAAGTTCAGAAAACGGTCCAACTATTATTATCAACGTTGATACTGCCGGTAATTCTAACTACGATGTCAACACGCCAATCAAAATCAAGTATGATGATGGATCAGATAGAAATAGTCAAGAAACAGAATACTTTGGCGATAACCATTTGCTCTGGAACTTCACTGATAGTACTGCATCAAATAAATTAAATAACGGTACTATCAATGTAAATGCACCATTCCAAGGTAGTGTGCTAGCACCAAATTCAACGATTAACGTTGGTCAAAATCTTGATGGTAATATTATTGCCGACAAGGTAAATGTTAACGCTGAGACGCACAGATGGGACCTTCAAGATGAGACACGTGACGAAGAAGAAAATACATTTGAAAAACCAGATGTAACTTTGCCAAATGTTGAACTACCTACGCCAGAAGAGCCAGAACCAGAAACACCAGGCACAACCGATCCTGAAGAGCCAGAACCAGAAACTCCAGGAACAACTGATCCTGAAGAGCCAGAACCTGAGACACCAGGAACGACTGATCCTGAAGAACCAGAACCTGAAAAGCCAGGCACAACTGACCCTGATAAACCAGGAATTACAGATCCAGAGTTGCCAGAAGTCCCTGGAACAACTGATCCTGAAGAACCAGAACCCGAAACGCCAGGAACTACAGATCCAGAATTGCCAGAAGTACCAGGCACAACTGATCCTGAAGAACCAGAACCTGAGACACCAGGAACAACTGACCCAGAAACTCCTAATGTGGTTGATCCTGACAAACCTATTGAGGGTGAAAATCCAGGTGGACCAATGATCCCTGCAGACCCAGATCCTGATGAAACTGAATCAGAAGAAGAGGATGCCAGCTTGATCACTGATCCAGATCCTGAGGATAATACTTCAACTAAAACTCCAGATAAATCAGCAACTACTGATAACGGATTTGTTCCAAACGTACCTTACGAAAACAAGAAGGGAACTTTGCCACAAACCGGTTCAGAAAGTTCATTGATTTTAACTGCTGTGGGAATTGCGTTAGCAGCAGGATTAGCATTTGTAATTAGACGTAAGAGAGCTTAA
- a CDS encoding acyltransferase, translating into MESNKGRIFYLDFIRVLAIFLVILIHVTAIDTTLHIGSTQWHIVKLINFLAHVSVPLFFMISGALLLNSKKTSSLSYTWKKRIPHVVIPFIAWSLLSTFFIAIYAHTFSLPNALKMYAVFLYQPVSPTLWFMYPLIGLYVLSPVLRGLVEGAKTKVLWYAIAIWMITNSLMPTLSVFLPKDISHALDFYPGAQFYLVGGYVGYFILGYLITKLDVKKINGWLLAILMLVAMYLGNAYQVKFPKTADPWNESYVTSFFILIMSVCAYVLLQKWGERIKSGKVKSTFSFLSPLVFGIYLVHNIFILFLEPWFMANLPYTGLAATFTRYLAVAALSTLVIWILSYIPGVNYVLTGKTRAKKRA; encoded by the coding sequence ATGGAATCAAACAAGGGAAGAATATTTTATTTGGATTTTATTCGTGTCCTAGCAATTTTTTTAGTGATTTTAATTCATGTTACTGCTATTGATACCACTTTACACATCGGCAGTACTCAATGGCACATTGTTAAATTGATCAACTTTTTAGCACACGTCAGTGTCCCATTATTTTTCATGATCTCGGGTGCACTTTTATTAAATAGTAAAAAAACTAGTTCATTATCTTACACTTGGAAAAAACGAATTCCGCACGTGGTGATACCATTTATCGCCTGGTCGCTGCTTTCGACTTTTTTCATCGCAATTTACGCTCATACATTTTCATTGCCAAACGCTTTAAAAATGTATGCAGTATTCTTATACCAACCAGTATCGCCAACGCTTTGGTTCATGTACCCGTTGATTGGATTGTACGTCCTATCGCCAGTCCTACGCGGATTAGTTGAGGGAGCCAAGACTAAAGTACTTTGGTATGCAATCGCAATTTGGATGATCACCAATTCATTGATGCCAACATTATCCGTCTTTTTACCAAAAGATATTTCACACGCTTTGGACTTCTATCCAGGAGCTCAATTTTATCTAGTTGGTGGATACGTCGGCTACTTCATCCTTGGATATTTGATCACGAAATTGGATGTCAAAAAAATCAACGGCTGGCTTTTAGCAATCTTAATGCTAGTCGCAATGTACTTAGGAAATGCTTATCAAGTTAAATTTCCAAAGACAGCAGACCCTTGGAACGAATCATACGTGACATCATTCTTCATCTTGATCATGTCAGTCTGCGCCTACGTCCTATTGCAAAAATGGGGAGAAAGAATTAAATCGGGAAAGGTAAAATCAACCTTCTCATTCTTGTCGCCATTAGTATTTGGAATCTATCTAGTGCACAACATCTTCATCCTATTCTTAGAACCATGGTTCATGGCCAACCTACCATACACAGGCCTAGCAGCAACATTCACAAGATACCTAGCAGTAGCAGCCCTATCAACACTAGTAATCTGGATACTAAGTTATATACCAGGAGTAAATTACGTGCTGACAGGAAAAACAAGAGCGAAAAAAAGAGCGTAA
- a CDS encoding CPBP family glutamic-type intramembrane protease has translation MRVGEAPGVDLVRYLIWITFSLITLGIKNYSANAKGLNDVMVIIFFIVGAITLGLMTRTYLRERNSFAEPRKKFFDTLVHNIGFITLMFVLIVVLRMMISYLQVNGKLPKFTNDDVVGSDQRVFIFNLLANVFIISVQQQLVQTGFFFNYFFRRSSPASAVGGIIISGLIAGAITLPGSMLQFFMNSFFGFCFALTYLYTQDEKMPIFLGMLSALIGTIMI, from the coding sequence ATGCGAGTAGGAGAAGCACCTGGTGTAGATCTAGTAAGGTATTTGATCTGGATTACTTTTTCATTGATCACACTTGGTATTAAGAATTACAGTGCTAACGCTAAGGGACTAAATGACGTCATGGTCATTATCTTTTTCATCGTTGGTGCCATAACATTGGGATTAATGACCAGGACTTACTTACGTGAGAGAAATTCGTTCGCCGAGCCACGTAAAAAGTTTTTTGATACGTTAGTTCATAATATTGGATTTATTACATTGATGTTCGTTTTGATCGTGGTTCTGCGAATGATGATCAGCTATCTGCAAGTTAACGGAAAACTACCTAAATTTACCAATGATGATGTAGTTGGATCAGATCAACGAGTTTTCATTTTTAACTTGTTGGCAAATGTGTTTATTATTTCGGTTCAACAACAGCTGGTCCAAACAGGATTCTTCTTTAATTACTTTTTCAGAAGAAGCTCACCCGCCAGTGCAGTTGGCGGAATCATTATCAGTGGTTTGATCGCTGGTGCAATCACGTTGCCAGGTTCAATGCTTCAGTTCTTTATGAACAGTTTCTTTGGATTCTGTTTTGCATTGACTTACTTATATACGCAAGACGAAAAGATGCCGATTTTCTTAGGGATGCTAAGTGCACTGATCGGTACCATAATGATATAG